GTACTCGGAGAACGGCATGAGCATCATGGAGCCCGAGCTTTCCTCCGACCAGTTCAGGCCGTTGAAGCGGACATCGCGGATGGCCTTGCGGTCCACTGCGGTGAAGATCGCTTTGCGGACGGCGACGTCGGTGAGCGCCGGTCGCTTGGCGTTCAGGTTGAGGCCACCTGCGAACAGGCGCTGGCCGCGGCGGACATCGGCGTCCTTGGTACCTTCAAGCTGCTTGTAGCGGCCGAGCGTACGGCCATTGGCGGCATCGATTTCGCCATTCTTGAAAGCGGCGATCGTAGCGCTCGGCTCCATTTGGCGCCATACGACCTTGTCAAGGACCGGCTTCTGTCCCCACCACTTGTCATTGGGAACCATCGTGACCGTTTTTGCAGTGGTGTCGTAGTTTTCAACCTTGAACGGGCCAGCCATCCATTCGGGGTGCATGTTGCCGGCGAAGCCCGTGTTGAAGATTTCCGGAGTGTTGATTGCAGGGTGGATCAGGCCGAAGAAGAGACCCTCCAGCGGGAAGACCGGCTGGGTAGTGGTGACAATGACTTCTTTGTCGTTGGCGCCGGCCTTGACCGAGTCCACGAAAGCGTAAGCGCCGGCGGAAACGATGTCGATGGACTTATCTTCGCCCTTCAGCATCTTCCACGTATTCTCGAACGTCTTGACGTCAATCGGCGTTCCATCGTTCCAGGTCGCTTTGTCGTTCACCTTGATGGTGATGGTCTGCTTGCCATCCTTGACTTCACTCTTGACCTCTTCGCAGAAGTCCTTGTTTGGCTCTGCCTTGCCGTTGAAGTCCAGCTTCCAGCAGCCGCCGATGCCGCCGCTGTTGATGGAGGCCGTATTGACCGGAGTCATCAACGCGGAGTTGTCCGCGCTGTTGCCCACATTGGAGAAGCCGTTAAAGTCGGGGCCAATACTGCCTACAGCAAGGGTGACAGTGCCCCCCTGCTCAAGGTCTTTCGCTTCCTTGGCGTTGACGCTGATCAGCTTGCTGATGTCCCCGCCAGCTTCTTCGGCCTTTTGGGAGGCCGGACCCGACGGCGTTCCCCCGCCGCAAGCGGTGAGCATCAGTGCTGCTGCAACTGCTACGCCGCCGATCGTCGTGTACTTCTTCATGGTTTGCCCTTCATGTTTACGACTGGAAATCGTTACGAATTGAATACAGGGTTCAATCAATGAGTCATTTGTCGTCAGGCATGCACCACCAGCATGTCGGCATCTATTTCCCCATCCGGGAAGAAGCATGCAAACTCCTGTTGACCTTCTGAAGCAAGTGGCGGCTCCAGAGTAAGGCACTTCTCCTGCTTGGCGGCAGGTAGTGCGGCGAATACCGGACAACGCGTTGCGAAATTGCAACCCTTTGGCGCATCAAGCGGGCTGGGAAGGTCGCCCTGCAGGATGATGCGTTCACGCGTGCGTTCAAGATTGGGGTCGGGCACAGGAATCGCTGACAGCAGGGCCCTGGTGTAGGGGTGGCGGGGGTTGTCGAACACCTCGTCCACATCGCCCGTTTCCACGATCTTGCCCAGGTACATCACTGCCACGCGATCCGAGATGTGCCGGACCACAGAGAGATCGTGGGCAACCATCAGGTAACTCAGGCCCAATTCCGCGCGGAGCTGGTCCAGGAGGTTGATAACACCAGCTTGGATGGAGACATCCAACGCAGAGACCGGTTCGTCCAGCACCACGAGTTTCGGATTCACGGCGAGCGCCCGGGCTATGCCGATGCGCTGGCGCTGGCCTCCGGAGAACTGGTTGGGGAAGCGGTTGACGTGGTCCGGTTGCAGGCCTACGAGCCGCATGAGCTCCATGATCCGCTTCCTGACGGCGGCCTTGGGCATGCCCAGGTTTTCCAGCGGTTCTGCCAGGACCTCGTACACCGTGAAGCGCGGATCCAGTGCACCCGTGGGGTCCTGGAACACCATCTGCATTTGCTTGCGCATGGCCATCTTGGTTCTGGAGTCGGTGGCCACCTTATTGCTCACGCCGCTGATGACCACTTCACCCACTTGGTCCGGGTGGAATTCCATGATCTCCAGGAGCGTGGTGGTCTTGCCGCAGCCGGACTCGCCCACGATCGAGAGGCACTCGCCTTCGCGGATGTCGAAGCTCAGCCCATCCACGGCCTTGACGGTGCCTATGCGGCGCTTGATCAACGCGCCCTTGAGGAGCGGGAAGTGTTTCTTCACATCCTTGAGCTCAAGGACCACGTCCCGCTCAAGGCGAGCGACGCCGTCGAACTTTGAAACGGGCTTGGGTGGTGCTTGGAAAATCTCGTGCGCGTCCGCTTCGCCCGATAGTTGGTCCGTTTTGATGCAGGCGGCCCTGTGGCCTTCGGAACCCGGCACCGAAAAAAGCCCGGGCTCACCGTGTAGGCAGGCATCGCTGGCCAGGGGGCAGCGCGGCGCGAACGAGCAGCCAGTTACAGGCAGGGTGAGGTTGGGCGGCGTGCCTTCGATGGGAACCAGTGACTGCTTGTTGGCACTGTCAACGCGCGGGACGGCGCCGAGGAGACCCATGGTGTACGGCATCCGCGGGTTGTAGTAGATGTCCTCCACAGTCCCGGTTTCCACCGGCTTTCCTGCATACATCACCATGATGTCGTCGGCCATGCCCGCTACGACGCCGAGGTCGTGCGTAATCATGACGACGGCGGCGCCGGTCTCCTCTTGCGCTGTGTGCAGGACTTCGAGCACCTGCGCCTGGATGGTGACGTCCAACGCCGTCGTCGGTTCATCCGCGATGAGTACCCGCGGATCATTGGCGATCGCGATGGCGATCATCACGCGCTGGCGCATCCCGCCGGAAAATTCGTGCGGGAAGGCTTTCAGCCGGTCCTTGGGACTGGGGATGCCTACCATCCGCAAAAGTTCGACGGCGCGGGCTTCTTTGGCCTGCTTGCTCATGGTGGGGTTGTGGACGGTCAGGGCCTCGATGATCTGGTTTCCCACGGTGTAAACAGGGGTCAGCGAGGAGAGCGGATCTTGGAACACCATGGCGATGTCGCTGCCACGGTACTTGCACATGGCTTTGTCGCTCAGGCCGAGGAGTTCCTTGCCCTTGTATCGCACCGAACCGGAGATGTCCGCGGTCTCGGGGAGGAGTCCCATGATGGCCATGGACGTCACGGACTTTCCGGAGCCCGATTCACCCACGATGCCAAGGGTCTTGCCGGGCATGAGGTCGAAGTCCACACCTCGCACTGCGTGGACAACGCCGTTTTCAGAATTGAAGCGGACGTTCAGGTCCCGGACGCTGAGGACGGCGTCGCCGGGGGCATATAGTCCGGCATCGCGGAGGCGCTCGGCGGGTGTGTGGGAGATGTTGGTGCTCATTTGTTGGTCTTCTTTGCGGTCTTGGTCTTCGCCCGGCCGATGGAGCTGGAACTGGGGTCGAACGCGTCACGGAGGCCGTCGTTCATCATGGCCAGTGAACCGGTCAGGAGGAACATGACAGTTAGCGGAACCCAGAACATCCACGGGAACGAGGACACCTGGCCGGTGGCCTGGCCGATGAGCACACCCAGGCTGACATCGGGGAGCTTGATGCCGATGCCGATAAAGGAGAACGCCACTTCGGCCAGCACGGCACCGGTGATACCGCGGGTGAAATCGAGGACCAACAGCGAGCCGATGTTCGGGACGAGGTGACGCCACACAATCTTGCGGGACGGAACACCCATGTATTTGGCGGCTTTGACGTAGTCCCGCTGCATGAGGGACATCGACAATGAGCGCACCAGGCGGGCGGTGCCCATCCAGCTGAAGAACAGCAGAACGATGATCAGCAGGAGCCAGCTGGGAAGGTCCTTGAGTCCGCCGCCTCCACTGGTGGCCACTGCGACCACGAGGATGGCCGGCATCATGATGAGGGCTTCAAGGATGAACAACATGACGGCATCCACTTTGCCGCCGAAGAACGCCATGGTGCAGCCATAGACAGCGGAAAACAGGACAGATACGCCGCCTACAATCAGGCCGATGAAGATCGAGATCCGGGTGCCCTCAACGATGAGGGCCATGAGGTCGATGCCGGCTTGCGACGTCCCAAGGAAGTGATCGGGCGATGGTCCCATGCCGATATTAAGGGGATCGATGGTGTCCTTGTCCCATGGCGTCAGGAACCCGCCGAACAGGGAGAAGAGGAACAGCGCCAGGAAGATGAACAGACCGGCGACGGCGGTACGGTTCCGCATGAAGCGGCGGAAGATTATGCGGGACTTGCCGATGACCACGTCCTGGTCGGCAACGCGGGCCTCGTCCAGTTCCGCAATGGGATCGATGATGTTCGTCATTACTGGACCCTCACTCGTGGATCGACGAGCGTCGTGGCGAAATCGGCAAGGATGGCGCCGATCGCGAAGATTACCGAGCCGTAGGCCAGCGTGGCCGTGGCAACGTTGACGTCCTGAAGCCCGATTGCCTGGATACTCCACAGGCCGATTCCGGGCCACGCGAAGATAGCTTCGGCAAAGAAGCCGCCGGTAAAAATCGCGGGGATGGTGAAGGCGATGCTCTGCGCCACCGGAATGAAGGACACCCGCAGGGCGTGCCGGCGGATGGCTTGGTTACGGGTGAGCCCTTTTGCCCTGGCTGTGCGGACGAAGTCTGCGTTCACGTTGTCCAGGAGATACTGCCGCTGCGCGATCTGGTAACCGGCCCAACCGAAGATGGTCATCGCGAACGTGGGCACGGCGTAGTGGGCTACGAGGTCAACGAAAGCCGGCCAACCCGGGTCGATCCCCGGCGTCGAGATTCCGGTGACGAAAAAGATGCGCTGGCCCACGGTCTCGTTGACGCTGATGGCGCCCAGCTGGACCAGGAAGTAAGCGATCGGGGCAGGAAGGATGTGCACCAGGTAGCTGTAGGACGTGATGACGCGGTCCTGGTACTTGTATTGCCGGGCGGCTGAGTACACGCCGAGCGCGACGCCGATGATCAGCGTAAGGATGATGGAGGCGATAAACAGCCGGGTGGAAACAAGCACCCGGTCAGCAAATTCTGCGTTGACGAAAGCCCCGTTCGGGCTGCGACCCCAGTCCCAGCGGGTAATGATGCCGCCGAGCCAGCCGATGTAGCGTTCCCAAGGACTGGCGTCAGGGTCCAGGCCAAGGCCGCGGAACGAGGCTGCCACCTGTTCCGGGGATGGCCGCGGAATCTTCTCCTGTTCCAGAACGGCGGGTTTGAGCGTTGATACTGCCAGGAAATAGCCCGCGCTCGTGGTCAGGAAGATCATGATCAGGTAGATGCCCGACCGCTTGGTCAGATATTTCAGCATGTCGGGCGGCTGCCCTGGATCGTGGCAAAACTCAATGCTCGTCCTTCCGCGGTTCCCGGCTGTGGCCGGCGCCAGCTACGAATTGGCATGAGGGGTGATGGCCCCCCAAGACCCCTCCAGTGATCACCGCCCTTGTATGGCTTGGGTCACATTCAAGAGGAAACTACCACAATAACTGCTTCACGTTTCGCTCCGTTTGGTCCAGTTTCACGCCTGCAGCCAGATTGTTATGTGTAGACTGCGTCACGATTTCGACGTCGGAGGCACTGTGGCGCTTACAAAGGCCTAACGAGGACGGACTTGATCTAGGAAGATCGCATGAGGCGCGAGACGAGTTCGCCCCAGGATTCGGTGAGCCTCTTCGGTGAGATGCCGTGGACGCGTACGTCGTTGACGATTCGTTCCGGGTCCAGTGCGGAAAGCA
This window of the Arthrobacter sp. StoSoilB5 genome carries:
- a CDS encoding ABC transporter family substrate-binding protein — protein: MKKYTTIGGVAVAAALMLTACGGGTPSGPASQKAEEAGGDISKLISVNAKEAKDLEQGGTVTLAVGSIGPDFNGFSNVGNSADNSALMTPVNTASINSGGIGGCWKLDFNGKAEPNKDFCEEVKSEVKDGKQTITIKVNDKATWNDGTPIDVKTFENTWKMLKGEDKSIDIVSAGAYAFVDSVKAGANDKEVIVTTTQPVFPLEGLFFGLIHPAINTPEIFNTGFAGNMHPEWMAGPFKVENYDTTAKTVTMVPNDKWWGQKPVLDKVVWRQMEPSATIAAFKNGEIDAANGRTLGRYKQLEGTKDADVRRGQRLFAGGLNLNAKRPALTDVAVRKAIFTAVDRKAIRDVRFNGLNWSEESSGSMMLMPFSEYYQDNYPVKDTGADAAKKVLTDAGYAPNDKGIMAKDGVPISFKITNFGDDPTTAATSQTLQNQLKAAGMDVGIDQRGDADFGKVIGGREFDVTISGYTVGADATDAVKQFYDSETNENGLGDAELDAEIKRLATIADDTERNKAAMDVEKKHMEKYFSMGTVLNGPEIQFVRKGLANYGPSLFKSLSNVPDWTTLGWEKGAKK
- a CDS encoding ABC transporter ATP-binding protein; protein product: MSTNISHTPAERLRDAGLYAPGDAVLSVRDLNVRFNSENGVVHAVRGVDFDLMPGKTLGIVGESGSGKSVTSMAIMGLLPETADISGSVRYKGKELLGLSDKAMCKYRGSDIAMVFQDPLSSLTPVYTVGNQIIEALTVHNPTMSKQAKEARAVELLRMVGIPSPKDRLKAFPHEFSGGMRQRVMIAIAIANDPRVLIADEPTTALDVTIQAQVLEVLHTAQEETGAAVVMITHDLGVVAGMADDIMVMYAGKPVETGTVEDIYYNPRMPYTMGLLGAVPRVDSANKQSLVPIEGTPPNLTLPVTGCSFAPRCPLASDACLHGEPGLFSVPGSEGHRAACIKTDQLSGEADAHEIFQAPPKPVSKFDGVARLERDVVLELKDVKKHFPLLKGALIKRRIGTVKAVDGLSFDIREGECLSIVGESGCGKTTTLLEIMEFHPDQVGEVVISGVSNKVATDSRTKMAMRKQMQMVFQDPTGALDPRFTVYEVLAEPLENLGMPKAAVRKRIMELMRLVGLQPDHVNRFPNQFSGGQRQRIGIARALAVNPKLVVLDEPVSALDVSIQAGVINLLDQLRAELGLSYLMVAHDLSVVRHISDRVAVMYLGKIVETGDVDEVFDNPRHPYTRALLSAIPVPDPNLERTRERIILQGDLPSPLDAPKGCNFATRCPVFAALPAAKQEKCLTLEPPLASEGQQEFACFFPDGEIDADMLVVHA
- a CDS encoding ABC transporter permease; protein product: MTNIIDPIAELDEARVADQDVVIGKSRIIFRRFMRNRTAVAGLFIFLALFLFSLFGGFLTPWDKDTIDPLNIGMGPSPDHFLGTSQAGIDLMALIVEGTRISIFIGLIVGGVSVLFSAVYGCTMAFFGGKVDAVMLFILEALIMMPAILVVAVATSGGGGLKDLPSWLLLIIVLLFFSWMGTARLVRSLSMSLMQRDYVKAAKYMGVPSRKIVWRHLVPNIGSLLVLDFTRGITGAVLAEVAFSFIGIGIKLPDVSLGVLIGQATGQVSSFPWMFWVPLTVMFLLTGSLAMMNDGLRDAFDPSSSSIGRAKTKTAKKTNK
- a CDS encoding ABC transporter permease — its product is MLKYLTKRSGIYLIMIFLTTSAGYFLAVSTLKPAVLEQEKIPRPSPEQVAASFRGLGLDPDASPWERYIGWLGGIITRWDWGRSPNGAFVNAEFADRVLVSTRLFIASIILTLIIGVALGVYSAARQYKYQDRVITSYSYLVHILPAPIAYFLVQLGAISVNETVGQRIFFVTGISTPGIDPGWPAFVDLVAHYAVPTFAMTIFGWAGYQIAQRQYLLDNVNADFVRTARAKGLTRNQAIRRHALRVSFIPVAQSIAFTIPAIFTGGFFAEAIFAWPGIGLWSIQAIGLQDVNVATATLAYGSVIFAIGAILADFATTLVDPRVRVQ